Proteins encoded together in one Pseudomonas arsenicoxydans window:
- a CDS encoding D-cysteine desulfhydrase codes for MIKQQLDRFDRLDLLGHPTPLEKLERLSTWLGRDVYVKRDDLTPLAMGGNKLRKLEYLAADALAQGADTLITAGALQSNHVRQTAAIAAKLGLSCVALLENPLGTDDANYVGNGNRLLLDLFDTKVELVENLDNADEQLQALADRLRNNGKKPYLVPIGGSNALGALGYVRAGLELAEQIKDTGLSFAAVVLASGSAGTHSGLALALSEALPDLPVIGVTVSRSDEDQRPKVQGLAERTAELLGVSLPASFKIELWDEYFGPRYGEPNAGTLSALKLLASQEGLLLDPVYTGKAMAGLLDGIGRQRFNEGPIIFLHTGGAPALFAYKDFL; via the coding sequence ATGATCAAACAACAGCTCGACCGTTTTGACCGCCTCGACTTGCTCGGCCACCCGACCCCTCTGGAAAAACTCGAACGCCTCTCGACCTGGCTGGGCCGCGACGTGTACGTCAAACGCGACGATCTGACGCCCCTGGCAATGGGCGGCAACAAGCTGCGCAAACTCGAATACCTGGCAGCCGATGCCCTGGCCCAGGGCGCCGACACCTTGATCACCGCCGGCGCGCTGCAGTCCAACCACGTACGCCAGACCGCCGCCATTGCCGCCAAGCTCGGCCTGAGTTGTGTAGCGCTGCTGGAAAACCCGTTGGGCACCGACGACGCCAACTATGTCGGCAACGGCAATCGGCTGTTGCTGGACCTGTTCGATACCAAGGTCGAACTGGTTGAAAACCTCGACAACGCCGACGAGCAATTGCAGGCCCTGGCCGACCGTCTGCGCAACAACGGCAAGAAGCCGTACCTGGTGCCGATTGGTGGCTCCAATGCATTGGGCGCTTTGGGTTATGTGCGCGCCGGGCTGGAACTGGCCGAACAGATCAAGGACACCGGCCTGTCATTCGCTGCCGTGGTGCTGGCTTCCGGCAGCGCCGGCACACACAGTGGCCTGGCGCTGGCGTTGAGTGAAGCACTGCCGGATTTGCCAGTGATTGGCGTCACGGTTTCCCGTAGCGATGAAGATCAGCGGCCGAAAGTCCAAGGTCTGGCCGAACGCACGGCTGAGCTTTTGGGTGTGAGCTTGCCGGCCAGTTTCAAAATCGAATTGTGGGACGAGTATTTCGGCCCGCGTTACGGCGAACCGAATGCCGGGACGTTGTCAGCGTTGAAACTGTTGGCAAGTCAGGAAGGTCTGTTGCTGGACCCGGTGTATACCGGCAAGGCCATGGCCGGGTTGCTTGACGGTATCGGTCGTCAACGCTTCAACGAAGGCCCGATCATCTTCTTGCACACCGGTGGGGCGCCGGCGTTGTTTGCCTATAAGGATTTTCTGTAG